CATTTCAAGCACTCTTGCAGAGTGTCTTGCCAGTGAATTGCTGTttatggatgtttttttttatcagtgcaGATATGGAAGGAGACCTTGCCCTGCTTTCTGAAACTCTGACCTCTATTCTATCCAAAGCATGCAGGACACTGTTGGTTGTATCCTTTTCCTATTATATAGGAAGTCTGCCTTTAACAGGATACAGACTGAAGGCCACATTTATGAAAATCTCAACCTACATTTGAGTGTTGCCAACAAAAATAAATGAGAGAATTACTCTGCAGCCCAGCACTGATAGGATTTCACTTTTCCCCCTTCTTTTTTCAGTCCTCACTTTGTTGTTGGCTAAAGGAAGCAGTTTGGAGAGGTGATGTAACCTCTGTGTTGAGTGGAAACAGGAGATTGGTTTTGACCTCCCAGAGGACTTCTCGTTGAGTTGTCATCTGACAGTGAGGATGCTGGCTTGGTCTTCTGTTGTGGATGAAACAATGACGCAATGAAAGTGCACATCATTCAGATTGTGATTGAGCTGTTCGGATGCCCAGGTTGCCAAACAGCGAGACAACAGATGCTGAATCTGACGTCGCTGGTGTGGAGGAAACATGCCTCATCTGGTGTGAATTAACACCATTGATCTTGATTAGGCGAGTGGAAGTGCTCATAAACCCTTAGTCCTTGTAATGGATAACTTCTTGGGTGGAGCATATTGAAACACCTGGAACATCCTAACATCTTGAAGCAGATCTTATGAAATTCAACCCTACAGCATTCCACTAAGCCATAGATGTCAAACCGGAGATTAGATCAGTCAGGGTTCATCACAGTGGGTGAAGATTCAAGCAAAACATGGATCATTTAAAAGGGAAACAAGAATATGAAACCATGGCATAAACAATTTTAGCGAGATTGCCATGTGAAATATCTCAAGCAGAGGGATTATGAAGTTTGTGAACATTTACAGCATCAGAGCAACTTTTCTAAAGAGAATGAGGTGAGGTCATTGGCAGGTAGTGATGgacaaatgaagctttggtaaactactaaaccacagcagtggTTAGCGACACTAGcggaaaagcaaaaagatggccgccacacatacatttttcaacataaaagtccatagcaaaccaatatttttggttacatatactggtttgggtaaggacttttatgttgaaaaatctacatgtggcagccatattggattttttcattagtgttgctagcttcacactgctgtggtttagtggtttaccaaagcttcatttgcccatcactattGGCAGGCTTTTCAGGGAAATTAAAGTCTCCAATATCAAAAAGTAGACTCatgtgcagaacagtgaaatcTGTGACAGTGGAGTGAGACCACATTAACAGTCACTTAACAGAGTATATTGTCATTATATGATGGTTAAACCATGTTTAATTCTAAATGGCATTTCCATGTATTAACATCAAATATCATGGATTCAAAAACTTAAAAATTAATGTTACCAATACAGTTGATGGTTGTAGATACCTGAAAATATTTGGGACTTTGGAATTCCTCTCTTTGTTTCTCATAAAATCACGATATGGGCAAATTTGTCTTTGCACCCTATTTTATGTCACTCCTTTCAAACAGAGAACCTGGCAATGTAAATATATAGACATACCTACTCCCTGGGTGCAGGGAGATTTTACGGATATAAAGGGGTAACAATCTAGAGAACCATAAACTACTCAACACCTCAGCACATTTTATGGTGTGTAATGGGACTGTAATTACCATGGAACATCACTGTGTTATCAGTACAAGAGGAATACACATAATGTTAAATATTCAGATGAAATATTTGCCTAGTAATATTGTATGCATGGCTATATGTTAACTTGATGTTTAAGATGCCACATTGCACGTTGTATGTTAAAATGATTCTGTAGCAGCACTTGCTACAGCCTTCTTATAGTTACATATGCCGTTTCATCATGAGCAGAGGTCCAAACGTCTCCTATTCGCTCAAAACAAAATGGCTTTCCTTAGAGGCTGTTGTGTGGCAGATCTAAAGAACTGGCACAGGAGAAGGCTCTTTTCAATACGTTTATGGGCCTTTTTATGGCTCCCTCCACATCTGTCAGTTCCGTGGCAGCCAGAGCAGCACAATCTCGTAAAGTCCTTTTAGCACCCACGCTATTAGGTGTAGCAAAGAGCCCCACTTGCTCTTAACAACATCAGAGAAGAGCCCTAGTGAAGGTCCTGGCGTAAGAGCATGCCCATTTCTTAATGTGCATTATCAGATTATTAGAATTTGTGTAAAATACAATTGAAACAAAGATGGGACCAGCCAGATAATACTGAGCTGGCACTGCTGAGCAAtttcatttgaatttgaatctgGTTGGATCACGTAGGCAATAGCAATGCAAGATCTCATGAGGATTCTGAAATAGTTGTTTTGTCACTCCCCTGAATAGCCATTAAATTGGAATTGAAAGGGATAGTGTTTTTGAAGGTTAGTAGTTTGGTGTCAAAGACAACTGAAGGGCTTGTGGGTGCATGCAAACTGTAATCTGGCAGCAGGGGAGGTGTCATTACCTCATTATCAACTCAAATTTGATACTTAGCACTGCTTTCAAGCAATTACCACTGGTTAGGTGCCTTTGTTATGTTTGGTGTATAGTGTAAAGGGCATTCAGATGATCACTATGTTACTTTTATGGGTCACCATCAGTCCTGGACCTTTTTCGGAATGTCCACATGTTGGCTAGTCCAGTCTGCTGAGACGACTTGTCTTTGGATATGGTGAGACAACAACATGTTCAAGATGTGTGAAGTGCTCAGGTTACACTGTGCTCGTTCCCCATCACACTCCCTCTCAAATCTCTTGCCCTCAAAACCagtctgtgtttatttgtgtagctCACCTCCAGACCATAGTGGTTATTTGCCCACACAGAGTGAACTGTGGTGGTCCTGGTGGTTGGTGTTTGTGGTCGTGGAAAGGAATGATACCACCTCATTAAGGTCTCAGCTTTATTAGTTCAAGCAGAGTAAACGTGTCACACATGAGAGTATGGAGAAGACCAACCCCCCATCATCAGTTTGGTGCGTTTGTGGACTCAAGCTGCACGCTTACAAGTGAATTGCCCTAGTGATTTGTCTTCTTTGAAAAAGAGAATTGGGCTTATTCTTGTCATGGGCTAAATGAAAGAGAGCCATGCTGGAAAAGGGAAAAGGCAGGAGATTATAACAGCACTGCATTAATAGAGCAATGCACACTGTATTAagaatgtttttaaaaagagtGTGGAATAGTGGAAAGCAAATTACTATCAAGATGTTTTTTTTGGAACCAGCTGTCTTCAGAGTTATGTGATTTTTTTCTGTGGCCTGATATGTAGATGGTTGCACTGTAATGTAATAAGAGTCATGGGATTCGTGTGACTGGGGTAGCAACATGCCCAAGTACATTGTAAGTACATGTGGCATTTATCAGACATGGATGGGGCATTTGGTGGCTGGTGCAGATTTAATCAAGAGAGATGCTGCAAGGTTTTCAGTTGATGTGCTCAAGATGTTCATTCAGTCTTTTCCCCTTGGAAAAAAAAGGCAGACACAACATGAAATTAATTTTTGAAACTTGTGTGTCCCTAAAAATATTGAAATACATCCAGTGACTTATTTTGCATTGCCTGCATGTCGTGCGCCTTGCTGTTACCATGGCACTGAGCTGGGTATTAATGTGAGCATGACAAAGGTTCAGCTTCATGTTACAGTGGGTATAGAGTATTTTTCCCTTGAGAGAGGAGAGTTACAATCATCACCAATGATAGTCACACCCTCTAATGCGGAGCTGAATTAGGACCTTAATCTGccctttcctcctcctttcaCAAAGGCTTTCCCCCCCTAGCTTGTTTCATACACCCCATTACAGAAACCCAATACTACTATTCTGCCCTTTGCTGATGTTCTCACTTGAACTGTGCTCATTATTCTAACATGCAGTACAATGGCTTTCAGATGTATTTACAATATGCCCCATGAaagcctgtgcacacacacaagctcccaACATCTTGTCACACATCACATCTCACAGTGGGAAATGGTATTTTTTTGCAGTTCTCATCCAAATTCTcaacattctccagtgcatatggatttatgttgtgttgtgttacgcAGGCCTAATTTAAGCGTCTGGGGCACATCAGTCTTTCCTTTGCTCTTTCCTGTctgaaggacacacacaatGGGCGTTCTAAAACAGGATATCCCTTTGAGAACTGGTATTGTTTCACTGACTGTCCtcacagaagagaaaaaaagtctTGCTAACAGCTGATTTCCCTTGTACTTTTACCCTATTTGTCCCCAGGTACATGGAACAAGTTATGCTCAGTCTGTATGTTAGAGTGGATATGTCTTGCATAGCGCCAGATGGGCTTCGTTTAAGAAATTGACCCAATAAAGTCAATTAAAGGGGATTAAAAGGATGAAGGGCCGATTTAGGGATAAACTGTCTGCCACAGAACAGCTTTCAGATCTAGCTAAATCTGTGTAAGCTTTGAGAAATTACCTCCAAGCCATATAATAGACACCTCTTCGTTTTGACATATAGCTGGAGACACTTAGAGAGAATGGTTCAAACGAGCTACACTGCACTATTATCTACAAGCAAGAGTGATTTTCCAAAGTTTAGGGGCATTGCTGCTTTGGGGCTATGTTTGATTCTGGCTTTGTTAGTCAGTTGATTAAGGGTTTATTTTGCTTACCCCTGACATAAGTGCCTGAAGTGTGTGAGGGCTGTGAATGTTTACATTAATTGAAAACAGTGCAAGCAAAGCACTATTTTCCTCAGGCTGATAGGACAAGGGGCCCTGGCATAGTTGGCCTTTAGACAGAGTGCTCATAGCATATCTAGACACCTCACCTCCCTGCCTAACTGAATGTCTGAGAGATGTTTTATAACCGAAGGCTCTCTCAGGTCATCCCAAAAATAATTGCAAAATAAAGAATACTATATTGTTTGCTGTTATCAACATATAAGCAATATATAATGTGATTATTGGTCAAACAAAAGCAatataaaagaaacaaaaagcaCCACTCCATGAAAACCAAGtgcatttttatttgttttttatgcATTAGCCTAATTATTGACTTACAACGGAAAGTACAGTTAATCAGTGTCAGGTTAAATACATTGGTTAATCATTAGATACTGTTTGTAAATGGTTTCGAAAACAGACTACAGGCTAGAAATGCTGTATTCCTACAGCCAGGCTTCGGTTGAAAGTCACCAATTTCTTAAACTGCACTTAATGTGATGAGTTAAAGTGGCCAACTTGGCTTTAATACTGAGGAGGGCCTATAGTCTGAGAGCATGGTGTCAGCATTTCAAAGTCCATTCCTAATCTGAAAGGTGGGGCCGAATTACTGAGACGGAGAGAGGCTTTGTTATGGCACAGTAGGCTCCTCTTTAGATCGCCCTCAGTAAGCAACTCAGAGTTCCACTAAACCATTTTTTTCCATGTGGTGGAAAGTCAATTTTTTTTACATGTACAGTGGTACTCATGTGCAATGCATGCATAAAATAGGATTGTAAATTCTTCAcaatataaaacaaaacattataATATAAAGCTGTTTCCTAGTCAATACATTTGGTATACCATATAGTTGGGATATTgtttgatttattttattttattaacttAACATCAAACCTTTGTTTATGTTACATGGTTCCTCCAgtcacttttttaaaaaaatagtcTGAATATCAATCAGTAGAGTGGACGGTTGAAAGGTGTTTTTAATAGAGTTATATCAAGAGGACAAGCATTAAGTCACTCATCATTACATTATTCCTTATTAAATGTGTCAGAGTCTATGTGAGTACGTTCTGAAAATGTTGAGCATTTTGAAATCCTAATCCTCATCTTGCTCCATCTCTGCTTCTTCTGTCATAGGTGATGTGTCGCCAGTGCAGATGACCCCCATTGCTCAGTCGCAGTTTATCCCACTGTCAGAGGTTCTGTGCTCGCTGATATCGGACATGAATACTGACCATATCACTGTAAATCAGGAGGCGCTGATCACGCATATGATGAAGGCTCATCCAGGTAATCACTAGGTCCATTTAAAACACGGTTTCAGAtttaatatttgacatatttacaATCAACATGCATGGAAACAAATACAATGCAAAgctataaaatgtttttttttttacttgtagGGATGACTGTCCCCACTCAAGACATCCTGTACAATGCTCTGGGCTCATTGATAAAGGAGAGAAAAATCTATCATACTGGAGAGGGCTACTTCATTGTCACACCCCAAACGTACTTCATCACTAATAACACAGTGAAAGAGAAAAACTGGTGGAGCACAGGGGAAAATGAActtccctccccaccccccattaCCTACCTAGTGAGCAATGAAAATTGTTTGGATGCTACCGGCGCGTCCCCCTCACTGGCTCATTGTAAGTCCTGTAGATGTTTCACTGCGGTCTCCACTGTTACACCATCAGTCCAAGACCATGTCTCTGTCAGTGAATGCACTGGCAAGAGCCTCAAGTGGCCCAAAGAACACAAACCGTCTGTCCAGCACCAGTCCACCTCTACGGCTGCTGACTGCCAGGCCAGTGAAATCAGCAAAGCCACAACAACAAGTCGTAAGGACAAAGAAAAAGTTGGCCGCAAGTTTGGCCTTAGCTTGTTCCGGCGAAGCACAGCTAAGAAGGAGACAAAACTGAAGAaggaatatgcaactttctctGGACAGTTCCCGCCTGAGGAGTGGCCAGTGAGAGATGAGAATGACCTCAACAACCTTCCCAGAGATCTGGAGCATGCCATCATCAAGCGGATCAACCCGGAACTGACAGTGGACAACCTGGTGCGACACACTGCCCTTATGATgaagctggaggagagagatgttGAGCGAGCAGTGGACAAAGGGATGTCTACTGAGATGCTGGTCTCCAAACCAAGGAACCATTCTTCCAAGGTTGCTGGCAAAAGGACTGCGTTAAAGAACACTCGTAGTAAGAGAAGAGGCCATTCTTCAAAAGAGAAACACAGACCAAAGCCTAAGGCTCCTCATTGTGTGGATGATATGGAGGAACATGATCTCACACCCTCTCGTCTCAAACCAGACTTCCAGACAGAGGAACCAGAGAATCAAAATGATTCTGCTGTTTTGAATGCGAAAAGCCTCTACAAGAAACGCATTGAGAACCCTTTTCAGGGTATATCCAATAAGGACACACTGCAGACCTCAAGCcacagagaacagaggagaagagatggcaAAACTCAAACATCTGGAAAGAAAAATCGTTCCAGTCACAGGTCTAAGTCATGGGATCCCCATCACACAAAAGGGACAGCTGAAGAACCTGATAAGACACATGTTACAATGGAAGGATCCTGTGAGCATCTTCACAAGAGAGAACTAGCTGTAGGCACATTGCTTGATGGTAACCCTGTGAAAGAGCATTCAGGAGACTATAGCTCTATCTATCCAGAGAGTAGCACTTTAAGGATAGAAGACAAAGTAAAGCATCTAAAGGAAAATAATGCCAGAGGGAGAGATTTCAGACAAGACAAGGATGCAAAACACAGAACACTTGATGCTGACTTCAGCCATGAGACTGACCAAAGACATCTAAAATGTCATGGCAATATGACAGACTATCATCCCCTTGTCCAGGAAACAACAGATATACCCCTCTCATGGCCTAAACCCTCTGTTCGACGCAGGATATCCCTGAGACAGATGGACGTGAAGGAGGATTCAAGCCATCGACCAGATCTTTTAGCCTCTCACCAGCAGACTGGTAACATGTTGGGGAGCCAGCAGTTAGTCAGCAGCAGTGGACAACATAGGGGCTCTGGTATAATAGAGAGTGATGTTTACACAGATGATGACCGTCACCTATACATGAAGTCAGATGTGACAGATGAAGACGCCTGTAGCTCTCTCTGTTTGAATGAAGAGTGCACCCTTGACAGCAGTGAGGCCATGCATCCCAACACGATTCAATACTGTAAACCCCAGTTTGGGAGCGGTAACTGGATTAGCAGCTTGGATGCGTCCAGTTTTTACAAAGAGCCCCTGAGAGTTATCCTCAGAAAGGAAGACAGTGGCTGGAATGAGCCCAATGATCACCCCCCCCAAAGTGAGTCATCCATCTCACTAAGGGAAACCATCCTTAGAGATGGATCTCCACATCGAGATAAAAATTTGCACAAGATCAATAGGATGGAAAAGGAGCTCACTGACGCCATTGACAGCAGCATATTTGATTACTGCCAGACAAGTGAAATGGACTCAGATGCAGAGACACTGCAGAAGTCattagatgagagagagaacctcTCTGCTCACCAGGGCAGTGAGTCACAGCAGGAGAACTGCCACCAGAACTTGAACTTGTTTGACACACAAGAGCCAAGGGTCCCTCTCAGCTCCAGCGAGAACCACAGCAGTCCCAATGGGGCTCATTCAGGGGAGACAACAGAGAGTCAAAGCAACACAGGGGACAGTGGGATTGATTCCCCCAGGTGAGCTAATGGTGCTATCTAGCCTATGTAGACGACATGGTTGCAGGTACATTACTGTGGTTAGAAGAGTGAAATAAAGAGACATTTCTTGCATATAAGTTGGGAAATGGATTTACGTTATGGAAATAGCATagtggtaatcgggagaatcaggagaattctcccgattaccactATGATTGTTTGTGTCCTCCCCTGTAGATTTGTGTCCTCCCCTGTAGATTCCAGACATTCTCCATTCCCCTGTGTGAACTGTTGTATTATTGAGTGGATATTTTGTGTTTAGGAATTTTAAGAAGCCACTGTTAAAATAATCAGTATTTGAGGACAAGATATCTCCCATGGTTGCTGTACTCAAGCAACAGACCTAGACTGAGACCTGTCGTGTGCAATGGTCTGTAGCACAGTCATATTATTGTGTTTTATTCAACCTcaaccgtgcattaacttctgtgaacagaccaccgtgtcgtccattatccctacATGACAGTTATGTAAGGAATATTTATCCTCTTTACATTTCAGATCAGTGATATTATGCCTAGTTTTTGTTTAACAATATTTCTGTTTCTCACGTCCACAGAACTCGAATGAGCATGACCTCAAGCAACTCTGCGATACTTGAGGGATTTAAACGTCGCGGTTTCCTACAGAATATTGAGAGGCTTCACTCCAAGAGCAATGGCATTCACCCCCAGAGCTCTCTTCTTCAACTCACCcctgtcatgaatgtgtgaaATGGCTGAGCACATTGCTTGAATCTGCTGCTGTacaaaatgtgaataaataagTTGAATTGCATTTATCTGTACatataaaacaaaaaatgttttttgttaTCATGTAGGCTAATTATGTTAATAATAGTGTAATAATTAATAAGTAATATTAATAagataggctactgttcaaAGCCATCAGCGGGACCATCAGTTTTAATAGACTTATTCAGAATTGTTTATATACGGTTTAATATTATACTTGTATCACATGTGTTGACTTCAAAGAAATTGAAATAAAAATCACTTAATGATAAAACAGTTGTGCAGATGTGAAATAGTTCTTCAAATCTTTGATTTTGTGAATGGGCGTTTTGCATAGCctgccagacccacattaaaatgtagggtctgggcactcaccgttcgcagtgctcagtccgaggggcgggataatcagttgtctttcaaattccctctgcacgcaataggacagcggcagcgctgagtcccatgcagtttcccaccagcggagctagttggctagttcaaacgttggctagttggctagttcaaaccaTCTGAGGGGAATTCTTCTCAGGGATTTTTGGCAAGGTATACCACCTTAGAGTTAGAAAAGAAGTGATAGCATTGCATTGGTTGtagctttttgtgtgttttgtgtgtttatgtatatcATACACTTATGCAGGGATATATTACTTCCTAGATAATGGCTCATTTACTTAATAGGTCTACATAAAATTTCAGAAAAGTtacaaaaatgtaatgtaatttaaaaatgtaatctatTAGTTAAAATGTTTACCTATTCACCTGACAAGATGACATCCCTCcatagacataggcctacataaaaagtctgataaaaatacaaaaagtaaTTCTAGGGTGGTATCTTGTCAAAAATCACTATTTCACTTATTCCCCTTGAATGGTACCGAATGGAAACTAGTAATTCAGTTGAAGCCTTTTCCACAGTCACGTCAGATTACATGGTCAAAAGCTTTGGTTTTGAACTCGGCTTTTACTGCCTTTGTCTTTTAGGGCGCGCTGTGACCAGGGCGGGCGGCGCACGCATTAAGatctcgatctctctctctctctctctcacacacacacacacacgcaatctaTGTACAATTCGGCATATTCGACTACTCCTGGCAAATAGTGCGCTCTAGTGGCCTACATAAAATCGACCATATAATAGGATCagactgtagcctaggcctagatTCGAATGGCCCAACAACAAGATACCCTACGCACGTGAGACACACTCAAACAAGCAGGTTTCACATGCCAGGATCGCCTGGCCTTCTTGTTCTTTGTACAACAATAACGCTTCGAAATGGTCCTTGATTGTAATGAATATGCGTATTTTACATTAGTATCATAGCTTACAAGTATGTagcttaggcctaggctattagttagacgtaggcctactgttggaTATTTTGTAACTTGTGATTAAAACGTGAGTCTGTCTTCACGGATTTGGCTACATGTTTACAAAGAACCCAAGATAGAGCCTACTCCAGAGCCACAGATGGCAGCACTGTATACGTTTAACAACGAGAGCCAGCGTAAAGCCTTTGCTCATGCGCTCAAATACTGTTGGCGCCAGAAGATCAGTGGCGCCAGCTGTACGTAagtacagagagaggaagactgcAACGAGTTCAGACGCAAGGCAACGTAGCTGGATCCAAGGTCCGTCGTCAGTGCAGAGTCTGCAAGCGAATTCGCTCGAAAACCttaagagaggaaaggaggttGGTAATTTTGTATATAAACAGACAAGGATACTTTAGATAAATTAGCATGTAGCGTACAACATTATCTATTGTGGTAGCTAACCTTAACCCGCGGCTAGTTAGCGGGTAATGTTAGCGTGCTAAATCGCTAGTGTATATGGTGCCaacgttttattttatttcattgaaAAGCCTTCGTTAATTTGGCCGTTAAGTTATCTGTAACATAACTTTGGATGATTAAATGCGATATTTTAAGGTTATTATCGTAGATTTTCGAAGCTGTTTGTAATCTTCAAAATAGACTTGCCAAATGTTGGTTGCGATTAGAATTGCACACGTAGCCGCAAATCGTGGTGTGACGATAGCGCGCTAGTTAGCGAGGCAGGCCATGTTGTGAGAGTGGGCAGAAAATATGCTAAAGGAATTCGGTAGTGTTAACCTAGCATTATATGCGCGTCATTGATGCATGGGTGTTAGCATTAAACTGGGAATTGTTTGATGTGGTAACTACTAAATAATGTCTATTTAATGACCGATATTATACAACGTATTGTGTAGAAGAACTCGTTGGGATTATGTAAGGTGGGGGACGTCTTTCCCGGGCTTTTCAGTGGACTGTTCTTCTGTTAGCCATTTTTGTTCCTGTTTGCCATcttggttatggtatttagcttAGTTATGTTTAGTGTTTAGCCGTGTTATAATTAGCGTCATTGCCCTTAGGTGCAATTTGATACGTTCGTATTTTAGGATTGTTAAAAAAGTGAGTTGTAAGTTGGAGACGATTTAGGAGAACGTTGGTCATCTCGCCACCACGATGATCGCCAGATAGCCAGAGTGTTAAAATGCGTTGTGAAGGGCGGAAGCTAGCGGCGGCCATTTtacagctagctagctgctCATTCCCCGAGTGCCACAAGATGCCTACCGCGGCAGGCCTGTAAATTCTATGATCCAGTTGACTCTGAAGTTTCCGCATACGCAAGCTCGCTGTTGAATAGATCGGACAATTTTCATTTTAGCACATTAcagcaaatatatataaaatatttaaCTTTTTACATAGTTTGTTTACCAGCTATGTGTTTGGCTAGTTAGCAGCTAGTTAGCTGATTTTGCCAATCCAAACGAAGCTAACTAGCAAGCTCTTTAGCAAGCCAACAATTCTATAGAAAACAATAATACACCATCTGAATTAAGAGTTTTGAAGTTGACAGTAATGAGTAACTGAAGCATTGAAGGTGTAACATTAAATGCACCATGTCTTACTGCAATTACTGCAATTGTCGCATTGTCTACACAGATATGTGCGCGATATTATTTGTTTGCTAATATTAAACTACTGACTATGATTACTTTTAGCCAGCTAATGATAGCAAGTTAGCCATCCGCAGAAAGTGGGGAAATCGCTAACTTTAGCTGGCTAGCCAGCTAGATGTATCTGCTAGTTAGCCCAACTTAAGCCATCTGAATAAGGCTAAGTAAAATTCACGTCTCACCCTGTCTCCTGGTCCTCTTGTTGTAGCGTTTTTTGGTATACCGTATGGCTGTTACTGAATGTGCCCATTGCAGAAGGAGAGCCCATATGTACTGTTGCTTGTCACAATTTAAGTTGTTTCATATCACTAGCAAATCCTTATGTTTTGATGTTTGCTCTGAGGACCCATTGCACGTGAAACTGTTGGCCAGTGTTATTGTTTGTCTAGGCACCAACCTGTAGGTCTGAGGTCTTATGCATGTTTTCTATATGCTTGTCAccagtgctttttttttttgccatttgtCTTGTGGGAGCTTTGGATAGAAGAACAATGAAATGTGATTGTCTGTTTTCAAAACATGTTTGATTGGTTAATGTGTAGTTGGTCGTGGTAGTCATACAGCATCATTTGACAACAGCAATGTACTAGTAGTCATATCAGACATTTAGATTCATGTCAGGTACTGCATGATCATTGAGTTTTGACTACTTGTTTGGAAGTCGTAAATTgcaatgcattatgtaggcatTTGTTTCAGTGTATTAACACATGTGATTCTCTT
This genomic stretch from Alosa sapidissima isolate fAloSap1 chromosome 16, fAloSap1.pri, whole genome shotgun sequence harbors:
- the stox1 gene encoding storkhead-box protein 1, whose amino-acid sequence is MSQQQRIVKLSAASLAVILCKDVENVRAGGEKHTATTASGQDIFADFKAQNLRSFWNKRLVNAVSEVHFQGWMENLVLFVEGNANNLEVLREAWMRRALRSPRGFVIKAVGDVSPVQMTPIAQSQFIPLSEVLCSLISDMNTDHITVNQEALITHMMKAHPGMTVPTQDILYNALGSLIKERKIYHTGEGYFIVTPQTYFITNNTVKEKNWWSTGENELPSPPPITYLVSNENCLDATGASPSLAHCKSCRCFTAVSTVTPSVQDHVSVSECTGKSLKWPKEHKPSVQHQSTSTAADCQASEISKATTTSRKDKEKVGRKFGLSLFRRSTAKKETKLKKEYATFSGQFPPEEWPVRDENDLNNLPRDLEHAIIKRINPELTVDNLVRHTALMMKLEERDVERAVDKGMSTEMLVSKPRNHSSKVAGKRTALKNTRSKRRGHSSKEKHRPKPKAPHCVDDMEEHDLTPSRLKPDFQTEEPENQNDSAVLNAKSLYKKRIENPFQGISNKDTLQTSSHREQRRRDGKTQTSGKKNRSSHRSKSWDPHHTKGTAEEPDKTHVTMEGSCEHLHKRELAVGTLLDGNPVKEHSGDYSSIYPESSTLRIEDKVKHLKENNARGRDFRQDKDAKHRTLDADFSHETDQRHLKCHGNMTDYHPLVQETTDIPLSWPKPSVRRRISLRQMDVKEDSSHRPDLLASHQQTGNMLGSQQLVSSSGQHRGSGIIESDVYTDDDRHLYMKSDVTDEDACSSLCLNEECTLDSSEAMHPNTIQYCKPQFGSGNWISSLDASSFYKEPLRVILRKEDSGWNEPNDHPPQSESSISLRETILRDGSPHRDKNLHKINRMEKELTDAIDSSIFDYCQTSEMDSDAETLQKSLDERENLSAHQGSESQQENCHQNLNLFDTQEPRVPLSSSENHSSPNGAHSGETTESQSNTGDSGIDSPRTRMSMTSSNSAILEGFKRRGFLQNIERLHSKSNGIHPQSSLLQLTPVMNV